A window from Malassezia japonica chromosome 1, complete sequence encodes these proteins:
- a CDS encoding uncharacterized protein (COG:V; BUSCO:EOG09263FGN; EggNog:ENOG503NVFN), translated as MSLAKGAALPPLLLSPKQLSGLLGAARPIRLLDATWFLQMPGQPVRNAHAEFLTGPRIPGALFWDVDKVATVGAAVHNMPHMMPTGPVFAEAARALGIARDTHVVVYDTHGIFSSPRTAFTFSAFGHEAVSVLDGGLPAWADAGFPLDTQALTSDPAVQASEYATPTLREGWVRSFEEILANTSMGPRAQTVLDARPKARFDGHGPEPRPGLASGHIPGARSLPFSSVLDTHTTTDKQIPERTFTTLKPQHELWKLVNAAVGGEDGIEKLRHDSSARGSLGVSLSCGSGMTASVLWLVLQQLGVDAAVYDESWLGWGRRGAQGEAPVEVSPKDE; from the exons ATGTCGCTGGCCAAAGGCGCTGCTctgccgccgctgctccTCTCGCCGAAGCAGCTCTCGGgtctgctcggcgccgcgcgcccgaTCCGTCTCTTGGATGCGACCTGGTTCCTGCAGATGCCGGGCCAGCCCGTGCGCaacgcgcacgccgagttCCTCACCGGACCCCGCATTcccggcgcgctcttttGGGACGTCGACAAGGTCGCgacggtcggcgcggcagTGCACAACATGCCGCACATGATGCCTACCGGCCCTGTgtttgccgaggccgcac GCGCACTCGGAATCGCCAGGGATacgcacgtcgtcgtctAT GACACGCATGG CATCTTttcgtcgccgcgcactgCGTTCACGTTCTCG GCGTTCGGACATGAAGCCGTCtcggtgctcgacggcggcctCCCGGCATGGGCCGACGCGGGCTTTCCGCTCGACACACAGGCACTGACCAGCGACCCGGCCGTGCAGGCGTCCGAGTACGccacgccgacgctccGCGAGGGATGGGTGCGCTCGTTCGAGGAGATACTCGCCAATACGAGCATGGGTCCCCGCGCACAGaccgtgctcgacgcacgTCCCAAGGCGCGCTTTGACGGCCACGGGCCGGAGCCGCGCCCGGGCCTCGCGTCGGGGCACATTCCGGgtgcgcgctcgctgccgttctcgagcgtgctcgacacgcacaCGACGACCGACAAGCAGATCCCCGAGAGGACGTTTACGACGCTCAAGCCGCAGCACGAGCTGTGGAAGCTCGTCaacgcggccgtcggcggcgaggacggcatcgagaagctgcgccacgacagcagcgcgcgtggctcgctcggcgtgtcgctgtcgtgcggcagcggcaTGACTGCGAGCGTGCTGTggctcgtgctgcagcagctcggtgTCGACGCTGCTGTGTATGACGAGAGCTGGCTGGGCTGGGgccgccgtggcgcgcagggcgaggcgcctgTCGAGGTGTCGCCCAAGGACGAGTAA
- the UBC12 gene encoding NEDD8-conjugating protein ubc12 (COG:O; BUSCO:EOG09265FCK; EggNog:ENOG503NYKV) has product MINLWSQKKEADEAKKQRPKTSPAQLRVQKDLTELELPSTMQTQFPNPSDTMNFTLTITPDEGMYKGGAFRFTIAINNNYPHDPPKVKCVQKLYHPNLDLEGNVCLNILREEWNPILNLNSVLVGLQFLFLDPNPDDPLNKEAAEDLRRDRAAFANNVRRALAGGTLSTWCD; this is encoded by the exons ATGATCAAC CTCTGGAGCCAGAAGAAAgaggcggacgaggcgaaGAAGCAGCGGCCAAAGACCTcgcctgcgcagctgcgtgtGCAGAAGG ACCTcacggagctcgagctgccgagcacgatGCAGACCCAGTTTCCGAACCCTTCCGATACGATGAACTTTACGCTGACCATCACGCCGGACGAGG GCATGTACAAAGGGGGTGCATTCAGGTTTACGATTGCGATCAACAACAACTATCCCCACGACCCGCCCAAGGTGAAGTGCGTGCAAAAG ctctACCACCCGAACCTCGACCTGGAGGGGAACGTGTGCTTAAACATTCTGCGCGAGGAGTGGAACCCGATCCTGAACCTCAACTcggtgctcgtcggcctgcaGTTCCTGTTTCTCGACCCTAATCCCGACGACCCGCTGAACAaggaggccgccgaggatctgcgccgcgaccgcgcggCGTTTGCCAACaatgtgcgccgcgcgctcgcgggtGGCACACTAAGTACGTGGTGTGACTAA
- the MAP2 gene encoding methionyl aminopeptidase (MEROPS:MER0001728; COG:J; EggNog:ENOG503NUPF) produces MTDAAAVNGSGAADELATKLDATKLPEASEAPPTGDHAEGDEDDEDDEDETPGAGDAEKKKKKKKKNNKKKKKSGKPALVQTEPPTIPVSKMFPSGVYPVGEIQEYDTSKFDESRKRVTGEELRERERIQQQAEGYDYQLVRRAAEVHRQVRQYAQRTIRPGMSTTEIVNLVEDGTRALVEANGFESGIGFPTGVSLNEVAAHYTPNAGDKRILQSSDVLKVDFGVHVKGRIVDSAFTLNFEPTWDPLLAAVKEATNAGVAAAGIDVRLGDVGAAVQEVMESHEFEAEGKTHQVKCVRNLNGHNIEPFRIHGGKSVPIVAMPNLDVKMEEGEYFAIETFGSTGRGLVMDSGDCSHYARKANPPSVPLRVSSARQLLYTINKNFGSLPFCRRYLDRLGEQNYLLGLKHLVSQGIVQDYPPLADIPGSMTAQYEHTILLRPTCKEVVSRGDDY; encoded by the coding sequence ATGACGGACGCTGCGGCGGTGaacggcagcggcgctgccgacgagctggcTACGAAGCTGGACGCGACCAAGCTCCCCGAGGCCTCCGAGGCCCCGCCCACCGGTGACCATGCCGAGGGCgatgaggacgacgaggacgacgaggacgagacccccggcgcgggcgatgCGGAGAAGAAAAAGAAGAAGAAAAAGAAGAACAacaagaagaagaagaagagcGGTAAgcctgcgctcgtgcagaccgagccgccgacgaTCCCAGTCAGCAAAATGTTCCCCAGCGGCGTGTACCCCGTCGGCGAGATCCAGGAGTACGACACGTCCAAGTTTGACGAgtcgcgcaagcgcgtcactggcgaggagctgcgtgagcgcgagcgtATCCAGCAGCAGGCGGAAGGCTACGACTACCAgcttgtgcgccgcgccgccgaggtgcaTCGCCAGGTGCGCCAGTACGCCCAGCGCACGATCCGCCCCGGCATGAGCACGACCGAGATTGTGAATTTGGTCGAGGACGGCACCCGTGCGCTTGTCGAGGCAAACGGCTTCGAGAGCGGCATCGGTTTCCCGACCGGTGTGAGCCTGAACGAGGTGGCTGCGCACTACACGCCGAACGCAGGCGACAAGCGCATCCTCCAGTCGTCCGATGTGCTCAAGGTCGACTTTGGTGTGCACGTCAAGGGCCGCATTGTCGACAGTGCCTTTACGCTGAACTTTGAGCCGACCTGGGACCCCCTGCTTGCGGCGGTCAAGGAGGCGACGAACGCGGGTGTCGCTGCGGCCGGCatcgacgtgcgcctcggcgacgtcggcgcggccgtccAGGAGGTGATGGAGTCGCACGAGTTTGAGGCCGAGGGCAAGACGCACCAGGTCAAGTGTGTGCGCAACCTGAACGGCCACAACATCGAGCCCTTCCGCATCCACGGCGGCAAGTCGGTGCCGATCGTCGCGATGCCGAACCTCGACGTGAAGATGGAGGAGGGCGAGTACTTTGCCATCGAGACGTTCGGCAGCACAGGCCGCGGTCTCGTGATGGACTCGGGCGACTGCTCGCACTACGCCCGCAAGGCGAACCccccgagcgtgccgctgcgcgtgagcagcgcgcgccagcTCCTCTACACGATCAACAAGAACTTTGGCTCGCTGCCCTTCTGCCGCCGCtacctcgaccgcctcggcgagcaaaactacctgctcggcctgaAGCACCTCGTCTCGCAGGGCATCGTGCAGGACTACCCCCCGCTCGCAGACATCCCGGGCTCGATGACCGCCCAGTACGAGCACACGATTCTCTTGCGCCCTACCTGCAAGGAGGTGGTGTCGCGTGGCGACGACTACTAG
- a CDS encoding uncharacterized protein (TransMembrane:1 (o282-303i)), whose product MDHRARFGFLQRRSYAPQLSVDIPAEIARQTKCTVFTLIPLPPALLYDPFTARIERSEAVSDAQFLGHLELEKAVGWAGEGAYEDEVRRTWWERNDFQDPDLAPPAARLESCHGKACEHTALLLELDPATNTAELDVHLNVPLHVRYHAAQARDADVLPADPPAAHDGSAWGRATHALAHAQHRWQQFTDSYLARWTHTQYEHVPLLANNAGPVVFASCSEPPDPMIWEETAPAQLLHGEHAHLLAELNGALATQTSPLYTPIAASYTDEPTSAEVPIGNAALYPAVLLMTLLAVLFATRAVVKSVRHAASV is encoded by the exons ATGGACCATCGTGCGCGGTTTGGGTTcctgcagcggcgctcgtacgcgccgcagctcaGCGTCGACATTCCAGCGGAGATTGCTCGCCAGACTAAGTGCACCGTCTTTACACTGATCCCGCTACCGCCCGCACTGCTCTATGATCCCTTCActgcgcgcatcgagcgctcGGAAGCGGTGAGCGACGCCCAGTTCCTCGGccacctcgagctggaAAAGGCGGTGGGCTGGGCGGGTGAAGGCGCATACGAGGACGAGGTACGGCGTACGTGGTGGGAGCGCAACGACTTCCAGGACCCCGATCTCGCGCcccccgcggcgcgcctcgagtcgTGCCACGGCAAAGCGTGCGAGCACACGGCGCTactcctcgagctcgacccCGCTACGAACACCGCGGAGCTGGATGTGCACCTAAACGTGCCGCTACATGTGCGCTaccacgcggcgcaggcacgcgacgccgacgtgctgcCTGCCGACcccccggcggcgcacgacggcaGCGCTTGGGGCcgtgcgacgcacgcaTTGGCCCACGCACAGCACCGCTGGCAGCAGTTTACTGACTCCTACCTTGCGCGCTGGACGCATACACAGTACGAGCATgtgccgctgctcgcgAATAATGCGGGCCCGGTCGTGTTTGCGTCGTgcagcgagccgccggACCCGATGATCTGGGAGGAGACGG CCcccgcgcagctgctccatggcgagcacgcccacctgctcgccgagctcaacggtgcgctcgcgacgcagaCCTCGCCGCTGTACACGCCGATCGCTGCATCGTACACCGACgagccgacgagcgccgaggTTCCGATCGGAAATGCGGCGCTATACCCTGCGGTGCTGCTCATGACGCTGCTTGCCGTGCTCtttgcgacgcgcgcagtGGTGAAGAGTGTGCGCCATGCGGCGTCCGTATAG